A genomic region of Streptosporangium lutulentum contains the following coding sequences:
- a CDS encoding C40 family peptidase has translation MSGKTYPRVLSLFVAGAAVLGTQAVALADSRLSPADVSVSVARGEAPAPVPATPVTPAPESTTPGTLRIPGTPGAPATPFVPGAVEPSQAPTAAPAAPVTPPKPPKPPKPAWKKALQWAMAKRGTPYVWGGTGHGGFDCSGLMLRAYGAAGIKLPRVAADQYNAFSRKIAWKDLQPGDLVFFDGLGHVGMVSKPGYMVNAPHTGDVVKVEKLDSGRRASFAGAVRPDPKGVKAAIAAGLLTAS, from the coding sequence TTGTCCGGCAAGACTTACCCCCGCGTCCTGTCCTTGTTCGTGGCCGGCGCCGCCGTGCTCGGGACTCAGGCCGTCGCTCTGGCCGACTCCCGCCTCTCCCCCGCCGACGTCTCCGTCTCCGTCGCCCGAGGGGAAGCCCCCGCTCCCGTGCCCGCGACGCCCGTCACACCCGCCCCCGAATCCACGACGCCCGGCACACTCCGCATACCCGGCACCCCCGGCGCCCCGGCCACGCCCTTCGTGCCCGGCGCCGTCGAGCCCTCGCAAGCGCCCACGGCCGCGCCCGCCGCGCCGGTCACGCCTCCCAAGCCCCCGAAGCCCCCGAAGCCCGCCTGGAAGAAGGCCCTGCAGTGGGCCATGGCCAAGCGCGGCACTCCCTATGTCTGGGGCGGCACCGGCCACGGCGGCTTCGACTGCTCGGGCCTGATGCTCCGCGCCTACGGCGCCGCCGGGATCAAGCTGCCCCGCGTCGCCGCCGACCAGTACAACGCGTTCTCCAGGAAGATCGCCTGGAAGGACCTCCAGCCGGGAGACCTGGTCTTCTTCGACGGCCTCGGCCACGTCGGCATGGTCAGCAAGCCGGGCTACATGGTCAACGCCCCGCACACCGGTGACGTGGTCAAGGTGGAGAAACTCGACTCCGGCCGCCGCGCCTCCTTCGCCGGCGCCGTCCGCCCCGACCCCAAGGGCGTCAAGGCCGCGATCGCGGCCGGACTCCTGACCGCCTCCTGA